CTTGTCACGGGTCGAGGACCACATCGAGAGCCAGCCGATCCCCTTCGACTTCGCGAAGTCGACGAGCTGCGTGGCGTCGTCGACCGTGAAGATCTCGCTGGTGACGTCGTTGACGCCGATCATCGGGGTGACGGCGACGGCCTTCCAGGCGGCCGCGTCGGAGAGCCCGAGGACGCCCTTGACCTGGGCCTGGGTCGCGGTCGCGGCCTGGATCGCGTACGTCCCCATGTCCGCGCTGTACGCCGGGCCGTAGTCCATCGCCATGATGTTGACGGCGTCGACGCGGACCCCGTTCTTCTTCGCGTCGGCGAGCAGGGCCACGCCCGGCTGCGTCAGGCCCTCGGGCATGACCGGCAGCGTGAAGGAGACGTTCAGGCCCGGGTGGGCCTTCTGGAGCTGGGCGATCGCCTGCGAGCGGCGGGTGTTGGCGGCCGTGTCGGGCAGGGCCGCGCCCTCGACGTCGAAGTCGACCTTGGTCAGCTTGTACTGGTCGATGACCTTGCCGTACGCGGCGGCGAGCGCCGAGGAGGTCGAGCAGTTCAGGGCCAGCTCGTGACCTGCGGCGCCGCCGAAGGAGACGCGGACGTCCCCGCCCTTGGCGCGCAGGGCGCCGATCTGGGCCGCGACCTTGTCGTTCGCCAGGTCGGTGACCCCGCCCCAGAGCGGGGCGCAGGCGCCGCCGGAGGTGATGAAGGCGAGGTTGAACTCCTTCACGCCGGTGGCGTCGGCGGTCGCGAGCAGGTCGTACGTGGGGTAGAGCGAGGTGTCGACGTACGGGGCGTACCTGGCGGCGGTGACGGGGGCGCCGGTGGCTGTCGCGGTGGGGGTCGGAGTGGGCGCCGTGGTCGCGGTCGCGGTCGCGGTGGCCGTCGGGGTCGGCTGAACGGTGGCCGTGGCCGTGGCCGAGGGGGACGCCGTGGCCGTCGGCTTCACGGTGGCCGTCGCCGTCGCCGAGGGGGAGGCGGTCGCGGTGGGCTGTTCGGTGGGGCGGCCACTGGGGGTGGGGGCGGGTCCTCCGGCCGAGCAGGCGGCCCCGTTGATGAGGCAGCCGGTCGGGTCGCCGGCCACGCCCGCCGCCGAGGTCACGAAGCCGACGGTGACGGACTGGCCGGGGCCGAGCTGCCTGTTCCAGCTCGCGGGCTTCACGGTGACGTGCCGGCCGGAGACGGTGTGCTCGCCGTTCCAGAGGGAGCCGACGGTCGTCCCGGCCGGGAGGTCGAACTCCAGGGTCCAGTCGGTCTGGGCGGTGGTCGTCTCGTTGGTGACGACGTACTGCCCGGTGTAGCCGCCGGTCCAGGCGCTGGTCCGGGTGTAGGCGGCGCCGACGGCGGCGGCCTGCGCGGTGCCCGTGAGCGCGAAGGCCGTGCCGCCGATGATCGCCGCCGCGACGACGGCTCCGACGACCTTGGTCCTGGTGCTCGCCGTACGCCGGTGCGAACTGGTGCCCATCGCGTGCCTGCCTCTGTGTGCCGGGGGTGGGGGTGGGGTGCGGCAGCACGCTAGCGACTGGGAAACGGACAAATGGTCATGAGCGGGCCGGGGTTGGGATTCTTACGCTCCGCTTAAGGAAGGCATCGGAACCACGAAAGGTTCGACACCGCCCGACCACGGCCACGGCCACGGCTCAGACCACGGCTACGGCCACGACTCAGCCCACGGCCTCGGCCACGGCTCAGGCGGCGGCTCAGGCGTCGGCCTCGGCCTCGGCCACGGCCACGGCCACGGCTCAGGCGTCGGCGGCGCGCCGGGTGCCCGTGCCGCCGCCGCGTCGGCGGCGGGCCGGGCGGTGGCCGCGGCGTCCCGCCGTGGCGCCCGCGCGGCGCCCGTCGAGCCCGATCCAGACACGGACCTCGGTGCCGCCGAGCACGGAGTGCCCGATGGCGACGTCTCCCCCGGTGGCTTCCGCCATCCGCCGCACGATGTCGAGGCCGAGGCCCGTCGAGCCGGGCCGGCCGCCGCTGTTGCCGCGGGCCAGGGCGGCGGCGGGGTCGGCGATGCCGGTGCCCGCGTCGGAGACCAGGACGATGACGGCGTCGTCGCCGTTGTGGACGTCGATGGAGAAGGCGGTGCCCTCGGCGGTGTGCCGGAAGACGTTGCCGAGGAGGGCGTCGAGGGCGGCGACGAGTTCGGGGCGCGCGACCGGGATGCGTACCGGACGCTCGACGCCCGCGACCCGTACCCGCCTGCCCTCGTCCTCCGCGAGGGCCGACCAGAAGTCCATGCGCTCGCGGACCACTTCGGCGGCGTCGCAGCCCGCGCCGGGTCCGGTGGCCTGGGTCTGCGGCTTCGCGTCCCGGGCCGTACGGATGATGATGTCGACCTCGCGTTCCAGCTGCTCGACGGCGGCCCTGGTCTGCTCGGCGGCGGGGCCGGAGCCGAGCGAGGCCGCGTTGAGCCGCAGCACGGTCAGCGGGGTGCGGAGCCGGTGGGAGAGGTCGGCGGCGAGCTCCCGCTCGTTGGCGAGGAGCTGGACGACCTGGTCGGCCATCGAGTTGAAGGCGACGGCCGCCGACTTGAGCTCCGGCGGGCCCTCCTCGGGGACCCTCGCGCCGAGCCTGCCCTCGCCCAGGTCGTGGGCGGCGCCCGCGAGCCGCTGGGCGGGCCGGACCATGCGGACGCCGAGCCGGTCGGCGACGGCGACGGAGCCGACGATCAGCGCGATGCCGACCCCGGCGAGGACGAGCCAGGCGGTGGCGACCCCGTTGGTGACCTCGCCCTCGGGGACGAAGAGTTCGACGACGGCGACCTGGCCGCTGCTGACCGCGGTGGGCTGGAGCAGCGCGAAGCCGCCCGGCACCTCGGCGATGGAGGCCCGGCCGAGCGTGCGGGTGGCGTCGAGGGACTCCTCGGTGGCCCTGCGGGTGCCGATCTCCACCGCCGTCCCGCCCGGTTCGGCGGCCGGCACGTGGACGGCGAGCCGCCCGGCGGCTCCGTCCTCGGTCGTGGCGACGGCCTTGTCCAGCTCCTGGCGGTCGGTGGTGATCGCGAGGACGGGGGCGAGCCCGGCGGCCCGCCGTTCGGCGTTGGAGAAGGCCCGGTCGCGGGCCATCTCCTTGACGACGAGCCCGAGGGGTACGGCGAAGGCGATGACGACCATGGCGGTGACGGCCAGCGACACCTTGACGAGCGCCCACCTCACGGCTGCGGCTCGCGGGGCGGCTCCAGCTTCACGCCCACCCCGCGCAGGGTGTGCAGGTAGCGGGGCCTCGCGGCCGTCTCACCCAGCTTCCGCCGCAGCCACGACAGGTGTACGTCGATGGTCTGGTCGTCGCCGTAGGACTGCTGCCACACCTCGGCGAGCAGCTCCTTGCGCGGGACGACCACGCCCGGGCGCCCGGCGAGGAAGGCCAGCAGGTCGAACTCGCGCCGGGTCAGGTCCAACGGCGCCCCGTCCAGCTCCGCCTGACGGCGCAGCGGGTCGACGGTGAGCCCGCCGACCCGGATGACCCGGGACGGCGGCAGCTCCCCGGCGCCGGCCCGCGCCCGGCGCAGGACGGCGGCCATCCGGGCCGTGAGGTGGTCCACCGAGAAGGGCTTCACGAGGTAGTCGTCCGCCCCGGCGTGCAGGAGCCGTACGATCTCGGCCTCGTCGTCCCGGGCGGTCGCGATGATCACCGGTACGTCGGTGATTCCGCGCAGCATCTTGAGCGCCTCGGACCCGTCGAGATCGGGCAGGCCGAGGTCGAGGATGACCACGTCGAAACGGAAATGAGCGACCTCGCGCAACGCCTCCAGAGCCGTCCCGACGCTCCGTACCGTGTGGGAGGCCTCGGAGAGCTGGCGGATGAGGGCGGAGCGCACGAACTGGTCGTCCTCGACCACGAGCACACTTGCCATGGGCCGCACCGTACGCCATTCGGGGGAATCGGTGAGCGAGGTCCACCCTCCGTCCCCCACCCTCACGGGGTGGTGCACTATGGCCCGGTGCGAAGAGGACTCGTTCACGCCCTGGCCTGGTCGCTCGCCACCGGCGCGGCAGTCACCCTGTCCTGGTGGGGAGTGCACTCGGTGCTGTCCGGGACGGTGTACGACCCTCCGCGGGCGCTGCCCCTCCCGGCCGGCACCACCGCGCTGCCGGTCACGTCCGGCAGCGATCCGCTGACGTCGTCGACGCGCCGGCCCGAGCCCCCCGCGACCTCGCGGCCGTCCCCGAAGTCCACGCCGCCCGAGGAGCGCACGACCGCGCCCTCCTCGACGGCCGCCGCGACCCCCTCCGACCGGCCGGATCCCACGACCGCGGCGCCCGCCACGACCACGGCCGCGCCCGCCACCGCTTCCGCCGCCCCCGTGTCGTCCGTGAAGAGCTACCCGGTCGACGGCGGCCGGGTCACCTTCGACCTCGGCGACACCTCGGCCGAGCTGGTCTCGGCGACGCCCGCCTCCGGCTGGCAGATGCAGGTGTGGAAGCAGCCGACCTGGATCCGGGTCACCTTCACCAAGGACGGCCGCGAGCTCTCGGTCTTCTGCCTGTGGCACGACAGCGCGCCCCGCGTGGAGATCGAGGACCGGCAGAGCTAGGCAGGCCAGGCGGTGTCCTGGCGAGCCCGGCCTGGTCGGCAAGAGCCCCCGGGAGACCTCAGCGGAAGACGGACGCGGGCGGTACGGGCGAGGGCTTGGCGCCGGCGTCGGTGACCGGGGCCGCCCCGCCGGCGAAGTCGGCGAGCTCCCGCCCGTGCTCGACCCGGCCCGGGTGCGGATCGGTGGCGACCCGGCGGGTCAGCTCGGCCACCGGCAGCTCACCGTCGGAGGCGAGCAGCACGGCGTTGCCGAAGCGGCGGCCGCGCAGCACCGTGGGGTCGGCGGTCAGCGCCAGTTCGGGGAAGACGGCGGCGGCCGTGGCGATCTGGCCGCGCAGATGGGTCAGGGGCGGGCCGTCGGCGAGGTTCGCCGCGTAGAAGCCGCCGGGCCGCAGGACCCGCCGCACCTCGCCGAGGAACTCGGTGCTGGTCAGATGGGCCGGGGTACGGGCTCCGCTGAAGACGTCGGCGATGACGAGGTCCGCCCAGCCGTCCTGCACCTTGGCGAGACCGGCCCGGGCGTCGGTGGAGCGGACCCGGATCCGGGCCCCGGCGTCGAGCGGCAGCTCACGGCGGACGAACTGGACCAGAGGTCCGTCGATCTCGACGATCTGCTGCGTGGAGCGGGGCCGGGTCGCGGCGACGTACCGGGCGAGGGTGAAGGCGCCGCCGCCGAGGTGCACGACCTGGAGCGGCCGGTTCGGCGGGGCGGCGAGGTCGGCGATGTGGCCGAGGCGCCGCTGGTACTCGAAGGAGAGGTGGGCCGGGTCGTCCAGGTCCACGTGGGACTGCGGGGCGCCGTCGATGAGCAGTGTCCAGGCGCGCGGGCGTTCCCGGTCGGGTATGAGTTCGGCGAGCCCGCCGTCGACGGTCTCGACGACGGAGGCGGCGGACGCCGCCCGGTCGCGCTGCTTGTTCCTGGCCACGGCCCCATTATCGGGGCACGCGTCACGGAACCGCCCTATGGGCCCGGGGGGGGGGGCGGGCGGTCAGTGGCAGCCGTCGGCCGCTTCGATCAGCCGGGCCGCCTCGCCGAGCGCCTCGCGCAGCACCACCGGGTCGGTGACGGGGTCGGTGTCCCCCGGCGGCAGCAGCCAGCCGGCGGGGCGGGGGGTGTCGCCCGCCGGTTCGGGGAGTTCCGGCAGCTCGGGGAGGCGGAAGCCGCGCCCCGAGGTCCGCGTACACGCGCTGCCCGGCATGTCCCAGGCGGCGGCGGTGCCCGGCGGCACCAGGAAGCCGAGGGTGTCGCAGGCCCCGTCGTGCACCACCGGGCCGACGGCCGGGGTGCTGCCGCGGCGCAGGATGTCGACGGCTTCGAGGCCCTGCCTGACCGGCACGGTCACCAGGTCCCAGGGCTCGGCGGGGGGCTGGGGGGTGCCGCCGTCCGGGGCGGGCGCGTGCCACGTGGCCGACTGCGAAACGATCTCCGACATGGGACCCCTCCTCGCTCCTGAGGAGACACGTTCCGTCTCTCCCTTACGGTTCAACGCCCGTGCGCGTCAACGGCTACGGCGGCATGCCGCTGCAAAGGATGGCAGTTCATGGCAGATCGCAGGCGAGATATCCGATTTGTAGCCAAACTCAGCGTACGCATCCAGTCACAGCAGGTACGTTCTTGCCGCCGGACCACCCGGCAGCACCAGGAGAGGGCTCGGCCATGGCGATGTCACGGGCAGTTCCCAATCTCGTCTTCCGCCGGCTTCGCGGACAGCTCTCACCGGCGGAGTTCGCCGCGGCTGTCCGCCGGGCGGCGCGGGAGATCGGCGAACAGGTCGCGTGCGACGCCCGCTATATCGGGCGCGTGGAGGCGGGCGAGATCCGCTGCCCCAACTACGCGTACGAGCGGGTCTTCCTGCACATGTTCCCCGGCCTCGGCCTCTCCGACCTGGGCTTCTCCGCGCGGGAGACGGTGCGCGGCCGGCGGCAGGCCGCCCCGGCCGGGGTACCGGTTCCCGCCGCCATCTCGACCCGGAACGATGAGGAGAGCGACGTGCTGCGTCGCGCATTCATGACGAGCGGCTCCGCCACCCTGGCGGCCGCCTCGCTGGGACTCGGCGGCCCCGCCGTCGCGATCCCGGCCCCCCGCGGCACCCACAGGATCGGCGAGGCCGAGGTCCGGGCCGTCGAGGAGGCCGTACGGCAGATCCGTCTGCTCGACGACCGGCACGGCGCCGACGGGCTCTACAAGGTCGCCGCACAGCCGCTCCGTACCGCGTACGCGCTGCTCGACACGGGGACCATGACCCGCCGCTCGACCGAGGACCGGCTGCACGCGGGCGCCGGCGAGCTGTCCCTCTCCGTGGGCTGGCTGGCCCACGACTCGGGCCGCCACGAGGACGCGCGCTCGCACTACGCCGAGGCCCTCGCCACCGCGCGGGTCTCGGGGAACGCGGCCCTGGAGGCGCACGCCTTCTGCAACACGTCGTTCCTGGCTCGGGACACCGGCAAGTACCGCGAGGCCGTCCGGGCGGCCCAGGCGGGGCTGCGGGCCGCGCAGCCGCTCGACTCGGCCCGGCTGCTCTCGCTGCTCTCGCTGCGGGAGGCCGGCGCGTGGGCGGGGCTCGGTGACCGGTCCGCCTGCGAGCAGGCCCTCGGCCGCGCCCACGGGCACTTCGACCGGGGGCCGTCCGACGGCGACCCCGAGTGGATGTCGTTCTTCGGCGAGCCGGAGCGTGAGGCCCTGGAGGCCCAGTGCTGGTCGGCCCTCGGCGACTGGGGCCGCGCAGCCCGCCACACCCACCGGGCCACGGTCCTGCAGAATCCGTACTTCGCCCGGAACCTCGCGCTCTACCGCGCCCACCTGGCCAAGGACCTGGCGCACGCCGGGCGTCCGGACGAGGCGGCGGCGGAGGCGAGGCGCGTCGTGGAGTCCCTCGACGGGATCGCCTCGGCCCGGATCCACGGGATGCTCGCCGAGACGAGCCGGGTCCTCGCCTCGTACTGACGGCGGGCCCGGTCCGGCGAGGGACCTACTCCAGGTGCCCGGTGTCGTTCCAGCGCTCGACCGCCGGGGCGCCGTACGCCCAGCCCAGGACCGAGAGGCTCGTCGGGTCGAGGCGGATACGGGAGGCGAAGGAGACGTCCTCGCCGAGCCAGCGCGCGCCGATCGAGCGCAGGATGTGGCCGTGGGCGAAGACCAGGACGTCACGGTCGGCCGAGCGGGCCCACTCCACGACCTCGTCGGCGCGGTCCGAGAGCTGTGCGAGCGACTCGCCCTCCGGGACGCCGTCACGCCAGATCAGCCAGCCGGGGCGGATCGCCTGGATCTGGGCCGGGGTCATTCCCTCGTACGCCCCGTAGTCCCACTCCATCAGCGCGTCCCAGGGCTCGGCCCGGTCGCCGAAGCCGGCGATCTCGCAGGTCTCGCTCGCGCGGACCAGCGGGCTGGTGCGCACCTCCATGCCGGGCAGCCCCTGCCAGGGTCCGCGGTGCAGCCGCTCACCGAGCAGCTTCGCGCCGCGCCGGCCCTCGTCGAGCAGCGGGATGTCGGTCCTGCCGGTGTGCCGGCCGAGAAGTGACCACTCGGTCTGGCCGTGCCGGGCGAGCAGGATGCGCGGTGCCATGGGAAGGACTCTCCAGGGGTTCACGGTGCGGGCGTGCCTCTCCCATCATCGCCCACGCGAATTCGGGGTGACGTCCGGGCGACCTCGGGACGGTTGTCAGTGGTGGATGCGAGACTTCCGCGGGTGAGCGCATCCCTGGACAGCGGTCTGCCGCGACCGTCGCAGACGACATCTCCGACGGGGGCCTCCCCTGCCCGAGCGAACCCGAGAGCGTGGGGAAAGCTCGCCGAACTGCGCGGACCGGGCGTCGCGGCGCGCACCCTGGACGCGCGGGCGCTCGCGGCGCTCGCCGCCAATCCGGGCTGCCGACGGCGCGCGCTGCTCGACGGCGCCGGGGTCGACAAGGGGGCGCTGGCCTCGAAGCTGGGCTCCCCCGCGCCGTTCGGGCAGTCGCAGTTCGCGATCATGCGGGGCAACTCCTTCGAGGCGAAGGTCAAGGCGGACGGCGGCCGTGAGCTGCTGCGCCTGCTCGGCGTCGAGGAGCCCGGCGCGGTCTCCGTGCCCGACCTGACGGCGGCCGGACCCCAGGGGCGGACGGCCCGCACGGCGCTCGCGCTGCGGGAGGCCACCGGGGCCGGGACGTGGACGCTGCTCGACCATCCGCTGCTCGCCCTGGAGGTGGCCGGCTCCCCGGTCCATCTGGAGCCGGACGCGGTGGTGGTCGACCCCGACGGGCGGTGGACGGTCGTCGAGATCAAGTCCTTCCCGATGATCGACGGCGCCGCCGACGCGTCGAAGGTGGGCGCCGCGGCCCGGCAGGCCGCCGTGTACGTGCTCGCGCTCGAACGGACCGCGGCGGTGACGGAGGGCGCGCGGGTCGCGCACTCGGTGCTCCTGGTCTGCCCGAAGGACTTCTCGAACGTGCCGACGGCCTCGGTCGTGGACGTCCGCAAGCAGCGGTCGGTCACCCGGCGGCAGCTGGCCCGGCTGACCCGGATCGACGAGATCGCGGACGCCCTGCCGGAGGGCACCACCTTCGACGTGGAGGGGTGCTCGACGGCGGAGCTGACGGAGGCCGTGGAGTCCGTGCCCCACGCGTACGCGCCGGAGTGCCTGGCCGCCTGTGAGCTGGCCTTCCACTGCCGGGCGCGCGCCCGGGACGCGGGCGCGGTGGAGACCCTGGGCCGTTCGGTACGGGGTGAGCTGGGCGGCCTCACGACGGTCGGCGCGGTCCTGGCGGCGGCGCGCGGCGAGGCCGGGGACCCGGAGGACCCGGCGGTGGTGGCCCTGCGCCGGGCGCGGGCGCTGCGCCAGGAGGCGCTGGCGGCGGCACCCGCGCGCCTCCCGCGGGAGGCGGCCGAGTGAACCCGCCGCCGACCTGGCTTCCGCGTGTCACGGCCGAGGAGGCCCCCGTATGTCGCTGATCTCCGCACTGGCCCGGATGGAGGCCGTCGAGTCGGGCCGCGCCCAGCCGCTGGCCACCGTCCGCCACCGGCGCGTGTCCGCGCGACCGCTCGTCCTCGTCCCACTGACGACCGCCGGCGAGGCGGGTGCGCCGCTCGGCGCGCTCGTCGGCACCGACCGCGAGGAGCCCCGGCTCCTGGTGGTGGCTCAGCCCCGGGACCGGGACCTGCGGTTCTCGTTCCTGGCCGACCTGGCCGAGGAGGTCCTGCCGTACGTCGACTCGTTCACGGACGTCGTCGAGGCGGCGGAGCGGAGCGAGGTCGATCCCGAGACCGGCAAGAAGGTGAAGGTCGAGGTCGAGCTGTGCGCGGACGCGCCGCAGCTGATCGTGCCGAGCCGGGCGGGCATCGAGTACGTACGGCTGATCGGGCGGTCGACGCGGTTCCGGCGGACGGCCGAGCAGGACCCGGAGACGCCGTTCCCGGCGCCGCCGCGCGTACCGCTGCTCGGGCGCTGGCTGACGCACTTCGGCGAGCGGGCGCGGGTGCCCGGTTCCTCGCTGCTGCTCGCCGCGACGGATCTGCTCAACCGGCACTGGGCGACGGGCCAGTCCTCCCTGGAGGACCAGCACCTGGGCGCGCTGCTCGCCTGGATCGACCCGTACGACGGGGAGCCCGGTCCGGCGGGGGCGCTGCGGGCCGAGGTGGAGCGGGACGCGCAGGGCCAGCTGCTCTGCCCGCCGGCCGGTCCGGCCACCGATCCGGCTTTCGACAACCGGCTCCTCGCGCCCGCGATCGAGCGGTACGACCGGGCACGGCAGGCGCTGGGCGCGGCCGAGGACGGCGAGGCGGCCGACAGGGGCCTGGGCGAGCTGCACCGGGCCGAGCGCGAGGTCCGGCGCCTCGTCGCCTCGCAGCTGAAGCCGACCTGGGACGGGATCTGGCAGGCGCTCGACCTGCTGCGGGAGCTGCCGGAGGGCGCGAGGGTCGAGGACCGCTGGACCCGCGACCGCTGGTCGTTCACCGGTCACCGGGACCGGATCACGGCCGGTGAGCCGCCGCAGCCACGCCGGGACGACGCCGTGACGGCGGCCTCGAAGCTCGCGGCCCGTGAGCAGGCGCAGGGCCAGCTGGAGGCGCACGAGGCGCTCGACGACCCGCTGGTCCTGGCGGGGCGGCGGCTCGCGGGCGAGGCGTTCGCGGCGGAGGTGGTCGAGGTGACGATGGCGTGGACGGAGTCGAAGCGGCCTTCGCCGCGCCCGCTCCTCACGGTCCGCACGGAGGACCGGCCGCACCTCGCGGAGAAGGCGAAGGTGTTCCGCTCGCTCGACGGGAAGCCGCAGGCGGCGGAGTTCGTGCGGTACGAGGAGGACGGTTCGATGGTCCTGCGGCTCCTGGACAGGATGGGGCGGTCGAAGGAGCCGGCGGAGGGTTCGGTGCCGGAGAAGGGCGAGCGGATCGCCTGGACGCTGTTCGAGCACGAGCAGCGGGTCGGACCGAAGCTGCCGGACCCGGACGACACGCCCTGGACGCACGGCGGTCCTCCGCGGACGGACGCCGTCGAACTGCCCGACGCCGTGACCCCCGAGGACGTGCTGTGACGACCCCTGAGCCTCGTTTCGATCCGTCCGCCGAGGCCGGCCGGGCGACGGACGGCATCCTCGCGGACACCCTGCACGGCACCTCCCGGGGTGTCGTCGTGGACTCGCCTCCGGGGGCCGGGAAGTCGACCCTGGTGGTCCGGGCCGCCCTCGAACTGGCTGCCGCCGGGCGTTCCCTGATGGTCGTCGCGCAGACGAACGCGCAGGTGGACGACCTGGTGCTGCGGCTCGCCGAGAAGGAGCCCGGCCTGGAGGTGGGCCGGCTGCACTCCAGCGACAGCGACCCGTACGACAAGGCGCTCGACGACCTGGCCAACGTACGGAAGTCGGCGAAGCCCGGGGAGCTGGCCGGGCTGCAGGTCGTCCTCTCCACCTCCGCCAAGTGGGCGCACGTGAAGAACGTCGAGCCGTGGGCGCACGCGATCGTCGACGAGGCGTACCAGATGCGTTCGGACGCGCTCCTCGCCGTGGCGGGTCTCTTCGAGCGGGCGCTGTTCGTGGGCGACCCCGGGCAGCTGGACCCGTTCTCGGTGGTGGGTGCGGAGCAGTGGGCGGGGCTCTCGTACGACCCGTCCGCCTCCGCGGTCTCCACCCTGCTCGCGCACAATCCGGAGCTGCCGCAGCACCGGCTGCCGGTGTCGTGGCGGCTGCCGGCCTCGGCGGCGCCGCTGGTCTCGGACGCCTTCTACCCGTACACGCCGTTCCGCAGCGGCACCGGGCCCGGGGACCGGAAGCTCTCCTTCGGGGTGGCATCGGACGGCTCGGGTCCCGACCGGGTCCTCGACGAGGCGGCGGAGTCGGGCTGGGGGCTGCTCGAACTGCCGGCCCGCACCACCCCGCGCACCGACCCGGAGGCGGTCGGCGCGGTCGCCCTGCTCGTACGCCGTCTGCTGGACCGGGGCGGGGCGGCGGTCTCGGAGCGGTCCGAGCGGCCGGTGCCCCTGACGCCCGACCGGGTCGCGGTCGGCACCGCGCACCGCGACCAGGCGGCGGCGGTCCGGGCGGCGCTCGCGGGTCTCGGCGTGACGGGCGTGACGGTGGACACCGCGAACCGGCTCCAGGGACGCGAGTACGACGTGACGGTCGTCCTCCATCCGCTGTCGGGGCGCCCGGACGCGACCGCCTTCCACCTGGAGACGGGCCGCCTGTGCGTGCTGGCCTCCCGGCACCGGCACGCCTGCGTCGTGGTCTGCCGCGCGGGCGTCGCGGAGCTCCTCGACGAGCACCCGTCGACGGAGCCGGTGCGGCTCGGCGCGGCCGTGTCGTTCCCCGACGGCTGGGAGGCGAACCACGCGGTCCTCTCCCACCTGGCGGAACACCG
Above is a genomic segment from Streptomyces sp. NBC_00094 containing:
- a CDS encoding cellulose binding domain-containing protein: MGTSSHRRTASTRTKVVGAVVAAAIIGGTAFALTGTAQAAAVGAAYTRTSAWTGGYTGQYVVTNETTTAQTDWTLEFDLPAGTTVGSLWNGEHTVSGRHVTVKPASWNRQLGPGQSVTVGFVTSAAGVAGDPTGCLINGAACSAGGPAPTPSGRPTEQPTATASPSATATATVKPTATASPSATATATVQPTPTATATATATTAPTPTPTATATGAPVTAARYAPYVDTSLYPTYDLLATADATGVKEFNLAFITSGGACAPLWGGVTDLANDKVAAQIGALRAKGGDVRVSFGGAAGHELALNCSTSSALAAAYGKVIDQYKLTKVDFDVEGAALPDTAANTRRSQAIAQLQKAHPGLNVSFTLPVMPEGLTQPGVALLADAKKNGVRVDAVNIMAMDYGPAYSADMGTYAIQAATATQAQVKGVLGLSDAAAWKAVAVTPMIGVNDVTSEIFTVDDATQLVDFAKSKGIGWLSMWSSTRDKQCASGAVNWADATCSSILQQPLAFTKAFAAYK
- a CDS encoding HAMP domain-containing sensor histidine kinase, which translates into the protein MRWALVKVSLAVTAMVVIAFAVPLGLVVKEMARDRAFSNAERRAAGLAPVLAITTDRQELDKAVATTEDGAAGRLAVHVPAAEPGGTAVEIGTRRATEESLDATRTLGRASIAEVPGGFALLQPTAVSSGQVAVVELFVPEGEVTNGVATAWLVLAGVGIALIVGSVAVADRLGVRMVRPAQRLAGAAHDLGEGRLGARVPEEGPPELKSAAVAFNSMADQVVQLLANERELAADLSHRLRTPLTVLRLNAASLGSGPAAEQTRAAVEQLEREVDIIIRTARDAKPQTQATGPGAGCDAAEVVRERMDFWSALAEDEGRRVRVAGVERPVRIPVARPELVAALDALLGNVFRHTAEGTAFSIDVHNGDDAVIVLVSDAGTGIADPAAALARGNSGGRPGSTGLGLDIVRRMAEATGGDVAIGHSVLGGTEVRVWIGLDGRRAGATAGRRGHRPARRRRGGGTGTRRAADA
- a CDS encoding response regulator transcription factor, whose product is MASVLVVEDDQFVRSALIRQLSEASHTVRSVGTALEALREVAHFRFDVVILDLGLPDLDGSEALKMLRGITDVPVIIATARDDEAEIVRLLHAGADDYLVKPFSVDHLTARMAAVLRRARAGAGELPPSRVIRVGGLTVDPLRRQAELDGAPLDLTRREFDLLAFLAGRPGVVVPRKELLAEVWQQSYGDDQTIDVHLSWLRRKLGETAARPRYLHTLRGVGVKLEPPREPQP
- a CDS encoding spermidine synthase: MARNKQRDRAASAASVVETVDGGLAELIPDRERPRAWTLLIDGAPQSHVDLDDPAHLSFEYQRRLGHIADLAAPPNRPLQVVHLGGGAFTLARYVAATRPRSTQQIVEIDGPLVQFVRRELPLDAGARIRVRSTDARAGLAKVQDGWADLVIADVFSGARTPAHLTSTEFLGEVRRVLRPGGFYAANLADGPPLTHLRGQIATAAAVFPELALTADPTVLRGRRFGNAVLLASDGELPVAELTRRVATDPHPGRVEHGRELADFAGGAAPVTDAGAKPSPVPPASVFR
- a CDS encoding tetratricopeptide repeat protein translates to MAMSRAVPNLVFRRLRGQLSPAEFAAAVRRAAREIGEQVACDARYIGRVEAGEIRCPNYAYERVFLHMFPGLGLSDLGFSARETVRGRRQAAPAGVPVPAAISTRNDEESDVLRRAFMTSGSATLAAASLGLGGPAVAIPAPRGTHRIGEAEVRAVEEAVRQIRLLDDRHGADGLYKVAAQPLRTAYALLDTGTMTRRSTEDRLHAGAGELSLSVGWLAHDSGRHEDARSHYAEALATARVSGNAALEAHAFCNTSFLARDTGKYREAVRAAQAGLRAAQPLDSARLLSLLSLREAGAWAGLGDRSACEQALGRAHGHFDRGPSDGDPEWMSFFGEPEREALEAQCWSALGDWGRAARHTHRATVLQNPYFARNLALYRAHLAKDLAHAGRPDEAAAEARRVVESLDGIASARIHGMLAETSRVLASY
- a CDS encoding histidine phosphatase family protein, producing MAPRILLARHGQTEWSLLGRHTGRTDIPLLDEGRRGAKLLGERLHRGPWQGLPGMEVRTSPLVRASETCEIAGFGDRAEPWDALMEWDYGAYEGMTPAQIQAIRPGWLIWRDGVPEGESLAQLSDRADEVVEWARSADRDVLVFAHGHILRSIGARWLGEDVSFASRIRLDPTSLSVLGWAYGAPAVERWNDTGHLE
- a CDS encoding AAA family ATPase; the protein is MTTPEPRFDPSAEAGRATDGILADTLHGTSRGVVVDSPPGAGKSTLVVRAALELAAAGRSLMVVAQTNAQVDDLVLRLAEKEPGLEVGRLHSSDSDPYDKALDDLANVRKSAKPGELAGLQVVLSTSAKWAHVKNVEPWAHAIVDEAYQMRSDALLAVAGLFERALFVGDPGQLDPFSVVGAEQWAGLSYDPSASAVSTLLAHNPELPQHRLPVSWRLPASAAPLVSDAFYPYTPFRSGTGPGDRKLSFGVASDGSGPDRVLDEAAESGWGLLELPARTTPRTDPEAVGAVALLVRRLLDRGGAAVSERSERPVPLTPDRVAVGTAHRDQAAAVRAALAGLGVTGVTVDTANRLQGREYDVTVVLHPLSGRPDATAFHLETGRLCVLASRHRHACVVVCRAGVAELLDEHPSTEPVRLGAAVSFPDGWEANHAVLSHLAEHRVAWDPGAA